From a region of the Constantimarinum furrinae genome:
- the ettA gene encoding energy-dependent translational throttle protein EttA: MSDDKKVIFSMSGVTKTFQNAQTPVLKNIYLSFFYGAKIGILGLNGSGKSTLLKIIAGVEKNYQGDVVFAPGYTVGYLEQEPQLDESKTVLEIVKEGVKDVVAVLDEYNKINDMFGLPEVYENPDKMQELMDKQAKLQDEIDATNAWELDTKLEIAMDALRTPEPDKPISVLSGGERRRVALCRLLLQEPDVLLLDEPTNHLDAESVHWLEHHLSQYKGTVIAVTHDRYFLDNVAGWILELDRGEGIPWKGNYSSWLDQKSKRLAQEQKQASKRQKTLERELEWVRMAPKGRQAKQKARLNNYDKLMSQDQKQLDEKLEIYIPNGPRLGTNVIEAKGVAKGYGDKLLYEDLNFKLPQAGIVGIIGPNGAGKTTIFRMIMGEETPDKGNFEVGDSAKIAYVDQSHSNIDTNKTIWENFSDGQELIMMGGKQVNSRAYLSRFNFSGSEQNKKVSALSGGERNRLHLAMTLKEEGNVLLLDEPTNDLDVNTLRALEEGLENFAGCAVVISHDRWFLDRVCTHILSFEGNSQVYFFEGSFSDYEENKKKRLGGDLIPKRIKYKKLIR, translated from the coding sequence ATGAGCGACGATAAGAAAGTAATCTTTTCGATGTCCGGTGTGACAAAGACTTTTCAGAACGCGCAGACCCCTGTGCTTAAAAACATATACCTGAGCTTTTTTTACGGTGCGAAGATCGGGATACTTGGATTAAACGGAAGTGGAAAATCTACCCTTCTAAAGATCATAGCCGGAGTGGAAAAGAACTATCAGGGCGATGTGGTTTTTGCGCCGGGATATACCGTTGGGTATTTGGAACAGGAACCGCAACTCGACGAGTCTAAAACGGTGCTCGAGATCGTCAAGGAGGGGGTGAAGGATGTCGTTGCTGTCCTCGATGAATACAATAAAATAAACGATATGTTCGGTTTGCCGGAAGTGTATGAGAATCCAGATAAGATGCAGGAGCTTATGGATAAGCAGGCAAAACTTCAGGATGAGATCGATGCGACCAATGCATGGGAGTTGGACACCAAACTGGAGATCGCCATGGACGCCTTAAGAACACCCGAACCCGATAAACCCATTAGTGTGCTTTCGGGAGGGGAGCGTCGCAGGGTGGCATTGTGTCGTTTGTTGCTTCAGGAACCCGATGTGCTTTTACTTGATGAGCCTACAAACCATTTGGATGCAGAAAGTGTGCACTGGCTGGAGCATCATTTATCGCAATATAAGGGAACGGTGATCGCGGTAACACACGACCGTTATTTCTTGGATAATGTAGCCGGCTGGATCCTGGAACTCGATCGAGGAGAAGGCATTCCGTGGAAGGGAAATTATTCTTCTTGGTTGGATCAGAAGTCCAAACGACTCGCACAGGAACAAAAACAAGCGAGTAAACGTCAAAAGACTTTGGAGCGGGAATTGGAGTGGGTACGAATGGCTCCCAAAGGCCGACAAGCGAAACAAAAAGCCCGATTAAATAATTACGATAAGCTGATGAGCCAGGACCAGAAACAACTGGACGAAAAACTTGAGATCTATATTCCCAACGGCCCGCGATTAGGGACTAATGTAATTGAGGCGAAAGGAGTCGCCAAGGGATACGGGGATAAATTGTTGTACGAGGATCTCAATTTTAAATTACCACAGGCCGGGATCGTTGGAATTATAGGACCCAACGGTGCGGGTAAGACTACCATTTTCAGAATGATCATGGGAGAAGAAACCCCAGATAAAGGAAATTTTGAAGTCGGGGATTCGGCTAAGATCGCATATGTGGATCAGTCGCATTCCAATATCGATACCAATAAGACGATCTGGGAGAATTTCAGTGATGGGCAGGAATTAATCATGATGGGAGGAAAGCAAGTGAATTCCCGGGCATATTTAAGCAGATTTAACTTTAGTGGCAGCGAACAGAACAAGAAAGTGTCTGCGCTTTCGGGAGGAGAGCGTAACCGCTTGCATTTAGCTATGACCTTAAAAGAAGAGGGGAATGTTTTGTTACTGGATGAACCTACCAACGATCTCGATGTGAACACGTTGCGGGCTTTGGAAGAAGGATTGGAAAATTTTGCCGGCTGCGCAGTAGTGATTTCACACGACAGATGGTTCCTGGATAGGGTTTGTACGCACATTCTGTCATTTGAAGGTAACAGTCAGGTGTATTTCTTTGAAGGCAGTTTCAGTGATTATGAAGAGAACAAAAAGAAGCGATTGGGAGGGGATCTTATTCCGAAGCGAATAAAATACAAGAAATTAATACGATAG
- a CDS encoding CAL67264 family membrane protein: MNKNTVLGWATFIMILVGIGLIALGAFKYQEVAGYGFASVGIGFFAIAWVFNALKGRM, translated from the coding sequence ATGAATAAAAATACAGTATTGGGATGGGCCACATTTATAATGATCTTGGTGGGGATCGGTCTTATCGCATTGGGGGCCTTTAAATATCAGGAAGTTGCGGGTTATGGGTTTGCCTCTGTAGGCATTGGTTTCTTTGCCATTGCGTGGGTGTTTAATGCCTTAAAAGGTAGAATGTAG
- a CDS encoding DoxX family protein, which translates to MGTIKSLNKWANRHTYYPLDILRIALGAFLFMKGVFFMSNLPVLIELYEPVKPILGDMLLVHYIAPAHFVGGVLIAFGLLTRWAVIAQLPILIGAVLINFIGEMNPGNLLLSISVLLICIFFLFYGSGKHSVDKYLKMQK; encoded by the coding sequence ATGGGAACTATCAAATCCTTGAATAAGTGGGCCAACCGCCATACCTACTATCCACTGGATATACTACGTATTGCTCTGGGCGCCTTTCTATTTATGAAGGGAGTATTTTTTATGTCGAATTTACCGGTGCTTATCGAACTTTACGAACCGGTTAAACCAATTTTGGGAGATATGTTATTAGTCCATTATATCGCACCGGCTCATTTTGTTGGAGGGGTATTAATTGCCTTTGGACTTTTAACACGTTGGGCAGTGATTGCACAGCTACCTATATTGATTGGTGCTGTTTTGATCAATTTTATCGGAGAAATGAATCCGGGGAATTTACTGCTGTCTATTTCGGTACTGTTAATCTGTATCTTTTTTCTGTTTTATGGATCGGGAAAACATTCGGTCGATAAGTATTTAAAGATGCAGAAATAA
- a CDS encoding acyl-CoA carboxylase subunit beta gives MDLDFNKNEDHNKLLVSELKRKLAKIKLGGGEKRIEKHHAKGKMTARERISYLLDPKKPSVEIGAFAGEGMYEEHGGAPSGGVVIKIGYVQGKQCIVVANDATVKAGAWFPITGKKNLRAQEIAIENKLPIIYLVDSAGVYLPMQDEIFPDKEHFGRIFRNNAVMSSMGITQIAAVMGSCVAGGAYLPIMSDEALIVDKTGSIFLAGSYLVKAAIGETIDNETLGGATTHCEISGVTDYKAKDDKDALDTIKNIVSKIGDYTKAGFNREKSVSPKQDPQDIYGLLPKLRTEQYDMLEIIHRLVDDSDFQQYKEGYGNTILTGYARIDGWAVGIVANQRKLVKTKKGEMQFGGVIYSDSADKATRFIANCNQKKIPLVFLQDVTGFMVGSKSEHGGIIKDGAKMVNAVSNSVVPKFTVVIGNSYGAGNYAMCGKAYDPRLIVAWPSAELAVMSGNSAAKVLLQIETASLKKKGETITPEVEKELYDKIKARYDAQISPYYAASRIWTDAVIDPLETRKWISMGIEAADHAPIEKPFNMGVIQV, from the coding sequence ATGGATCTAGACTTCAATAAAAACGAAGATCACAATAAATTACTCGTTTCAGAATTAAAAAGAAAACTGGCAAAAATTAAGCTCGGCGGTGGTGAAAAACGTATAGAGAAGCATCACGCAAAAGGCAAAATGACGGCCCGCGAACGAATCTCCTATTTACTCGATCCGAAAAAACCATCGGTGGAGATTGGTGCCTTTGCCGGAGAGGGAATGTACGAAGAACACGGGGGTGCTCCCAGCGGAGGTGTGGTAATAAAAATTGGGTATGTTCAGGGAAAGCAATGCATTGTAGTTGCCAATGACGCTACGGTAAAAGCCGGTGCCTGGTTCCCCATAACCGGAAAGAAAAATTTGCGAGCCCAAGAAATCGCCATAGAAAATAAACTACCTATTATTTACCTTGTGGATAGTGCCGGAGTATACCTGCCTATGCAAGATGAAATTTTTCCGGATAAAGAACACTTCGGCCGGATATTCAGAAATAATGCCGTAATGAGCAGTATGGGGATCACCCAAATCGCTGCTGTCATGGGAAGCTGTGTTGCCGGAGGAGCGTATCTGCCCATCATGAGTGATGAAGCCCTTATTGTCGATAAGACCGGAAGTATTTTCCTCGCCGGAAGTTACTTAGTTAAAGCGGCAATTGGTGAAACTATTGATAATGAGACACTGGGAGGAGCGACTACCCATTGCGAGATTAGCGGGGTAACCGATTATAAAGCCAAGGACGACAAGGACGCCTTGGATACTATAAAAAATATCGTTTCGAAAATAGGAGATTATACCAAAGCGGGTTTTAACCGTGAAAAATCTGTTAGTCCGAAACAGGATCCACAGGATATCTACGGACTCCTACCAAAACTCCGTACCGAACAGTACGATATGCTCGAGATCATTCACCGACTCGTGGATGACAGTGACTTCCAACAATATAAAGAGGGCTACGGGAATACCATTCTCACCGGATACGCACGTATCGACGGCTGGGCTGTGGGAATTGTCGCCAATCAGCGTAAACTTGTAAAAACCAAAAAAGGAGAAATGCAATTTGGTGGTGTGATCTACAGTGACAGTGCCGACAAGGCCACCCGATTTATCGCAAATTGCAATCAGAAGAAAATTCCGCTGGTGTTTTTACAAGATGTAACCGGTTTTATGGTAGGTAGTAAAAGTGAGCATGGAGGAATAATAAAAGACGGTGCGAAAATGGTGAATGCAGTTAGTAACAGTGTGGTACCCAAATTCACGGTAGTGATCGGAAACAGTTACGGTGCCGGGAATTATGCCATGTGTGGTAAGGCATACGACCCAAGGCTTATTGTTGCCTGGCCAAGTGCCGAGCTTGCTGTAATGAGCGGTAACAGTGCCGCTAAGGTACTCTTACAAATTGAAACGGCCTCCTTAAAGAAAAAAGGTGAGACGATCACGCCCGAAGTGGAAAAAGAACTGTACGATAAGATCAAAGCGCGCTATGACGCACAGATATCACCATATTATGCCGCTTCCAGAATCTGGACCGATGCTGTGATCGATCCGCTGGAAACACGAAAATGGATCTCCATGGGAATAGAAGCAGCAGATCATGCACCCATAGAAAAACCTTTTAATATGGGAGTAATACAAGTTTAA
- a CDS encoding S9 family peptidase: MHISSRFIICLLAVCFVSTSFYAQLQKKFEYLDVFQLEYTGDPQISPDGEYVVYRRTGFDIMKDRSVGDLWIVNADDPNDHYKLTNREGSERSARWSPSGDRIAFVSNSDEGSEIYVYWVKSRSIAKLTQLEGSPSNISWSPDGNQIAFSMKVKAKAPVLAKMPEKPKDAKWAKPPRITDRLKHEADGAGYIDPGFTHIFTIPSNGGSPRQLTDGELNYGGNLSWSPDGQKIYFSGNLNTDWEYDFRNSEVYAINTQTLLYETLTDRPGPDSNPLISPDGKYVAYTGFEDKVQAYQVRTLQIMDASGNNKKVISAGLDRDVNDVVWAADSKGMYFMYDDKGRTKIAYIDLKGKVTDIVDNVGGTTLGRPYASGSFSVSENGKIAYTISYPDRPADVAIVSKSDKKPKVITDVNSDLLDYRLMGAMDEIWYKSSVDGRDIQGWIVYPPDFDKRKKYPLLVENHGGPILNYGNRFSAEIQLYASAGYIVFYPNPRGSTSYGEEFGNLLFNNYPGEDYNDVMDGVDEVIKRGKVDPERLYVTGGSAGGIMTAWIIGKNNRFKAAVVAKPVMNWISKTLVADNYYGYANSRYPGQPWENFENYWKFSPISLVGNVETPTMVMVGMDDLRTPPSEAKQLYHALKLRKIETVLVEIPDASHGIASRPSNLITKVAHTLAWFEKYK, from the coding sequence ATGCACATTTCTTCACGTTTTATTATCTGCCTCTTGGCTGTTTGTTTTGTAAGTACTTCGTTCTACGCACAACTTCAGAAAAAATTTGAATATCTGGATGTCTTCCAGTTAGAATATACCGGTGATCCGCAAATTTCTCCCGATGGGGAATATGTAGTATACCGTCGTACCGGTTTCGATATTATGAAAGACCGTTCTGTGGGGGATCTTTGGATCGTAAATGCAGATGACCCGAATGATCATTACAAATTAACCAATCGCGAGGGCAGTGAACGAAGTGCACGCTGGTCGCCTTCGGGAGATCGCATCGCTTTTGTGAGCAATAGCGATGAAGGAAGTGAGATATATGTATATTGGGTTAAAAGCAGATCGATAGCGAAATTAACGCAATTAGAAGGCAGTCCCTCGAATATTAGCTGGTCGCCAGACGGTAATCAGATCGCTTTTAGTATGAAGGTTAAAGCCAAGGCTCCGGTTCTTGCCAAAATGCCTGAAAAGCCAAAGGACGCAAAATGGGCAAAGCCCCCCCGAATTACCGATAGATTAAAACATGAGGCCGATGGCGCCGGATATATAGATCCGGGGTTTACACATATTTTTACAATTCCCTCGAATGGAGGGAGCCCCAGACAGCTAACAGACGGAGAACTGAATTACGGTGGAAATTTATCCTGGTCTCCGGACGGGCAGAAGATATATTTTTCGGGAAATTTAAACACCGATTGGGAATATGATTTTAGAAATAGTGAAGTCTATGCTATAAATACCCAAACCCTCCTATATGAAACGCTAACAGACCGACCCGGTCCGGATAGCAACCCCTTGATTTCTCCCGATGGGAAATATGTTGCCTACACCGGTTTTGAAGATAAAGTGCAGGCTTATCAGGTGAGAACCCTACAAATAATGGATGCTTCTGGGAATAATAAAAAAGTTATTTCTGCTGGTCTGGATCGCGATGTAAACGATGTAGTTTGGGCGGCAGATAGTAAAGGGATGTATTTTATGTACGACGATAAAGGAAGAACGAAGATCGCCTATATTGATCTTAAGGGAAAAGTGACAGATATCGTCGACAATGTTGGAGGAACTACGCTGGGAAGACCTTATGCCAGCGGAAGTTTTAGTGTGTCTGAAAATGGGAAGATCGCGTATACCATTTCGTATCCCGATCGTCCTGCCGATGTTGCCATAGTGAGTAAATCTGATAAAAAACCCAAAGTGATCACAGATGTGAACAGCGATCTGTTGGATTACCGTCTTATGGGTGCCATGGATGAGATCTGGTACAAATCTTCGGTAGACGGAAGAGATATTCAGGGGTGGATCGTATATCCTCCCGACTTCGATAAGCGGAAGAAATATCCCTTATTGGTTGAGAATCACGGCGGGCCCATATTAAATTACGGAAATCGCTTTTCGGCAGAGATCCAATTATATGCTTCGGCGGGTTATATCGTATTTTATCCCAACCCCAGAGGAAGTACTAGTTATGGAGAAGAATTCGGGAACTTATTATTTAACAATTATCCGGGCGAGGACTATAACGATGTGATGGATGGGGTAGATGAAGTGATAAAACGCGGCAAGGTCGATCCGGAAAGATTATACGTAACCGGAGGAAGTGCCGGTGGTATAATGACTGCTTGGATCATTGGAAAGAACAACAGGTTTAAGGCTGCAGTCGTCGCTAAACCGGTGATGAACTGGATAAGTAAAACCTTGGTAGCCGACAATTATTACGGATATGCCAACTCCAGATATCCCGGACAGCCATGGGAAAATTTTGAAAACTACTGGAAATTTTCACCCATTTCACTGGTAGGGAATGTTGAAACTCCAACCATGGTGATGGTAGGTATGGATGATCTTCGCACACCGCCCAGCGAAGCAAAACAGTTGTATCACGCTTTGAAACTTCGAAAAATAGAAACTGTATTGGTAGAGATCCCCGATGCTTCTCACGGGATCGCATCGCGTCCCAGTAATCTCATTACTAAGGTGGCACATACGTTGGCCTGGTTCGAGAAGTACAAATAA
- a CDS encoding M24 family metallopeptidase gives MIFLVVTSSGILQSQILSEWDRAEMRDEILADRFNNLLPKLMDDTNIDMWLVISREYNEDPVMRTMLPARWLNARRRTILVFYRDKAANTIEKLAVARYDVGDNITSAWDKEKQPDQWQRLVEIIKERNPEKIAINFSKHFGIADGIVKTDYEELMEALPDALDAKVVSAEKLAIAWIETRTQKEMELYNTLVAITHNIIDEAFSSKVIKPGTTTTDDVVWWMRQKVTDLGLETWFHPTVDIQRSSEALKSHIYSFTKGDKNKVILPGDLLHCDFGITYITLNTDCQQHAYVLKKGETKVPEYLAEAFAKGNRVQDIFTSNFVAGKTGNEILLKSLSEGKAEGLRPSIYTHPLGTYGHSSGTTLGMWDSQGGVPVNGDYPLHVNTVYAIELNNTAFIEEWDKDVRIMLEEAGFFGENGFRYVNKRQEAIKPIQTN, from the coding sequence ATGATTTTTCTAGTCGTGACGTCAAGCGGAATACTTCAATCGCAGATCCTAAGTGAATGGGACAGAGCTGAAATGCGGGATGAGATCTTAGCCGACAGATTTAATAACCTGCTCCCTAAGCTCATGGATGATACCAACATCGATATGTGGCTGGTTATTTCCAGAGAATACAACGAAGATCCTGTGATGCGTACCATGCTTCCTGCGCGTTGGCTGAACGCCAGAAGGAGGACCATATTGGTTTTTTACAGGGATAAAGCCGCCAATACTATAGAGAAACTTGCGGTAGCACGATATGATGTTGGAGACAATATCACTTCGGCATGGGACAAGGAAAAGCAACCGGATCAATGGCAGCGGCTGGTAGAGATCATTAAAGAGAGGAACCCGGAGAAGATCGCCATAAATTTTTCTAAGCACTTCGGAATTGCAGACGGCATCGTTAAAACCGATTATGAAGAATTGATGGAAGCACTTCCCGACGCCCTTGATGCAAAGGTTGTTTCGGCCGAAAAACTCGCGATCGCCTGGATAGAGACGCGCACTCAAAAAGAGATGGAACTGTACAATACCCTTGTTGCCATTACACATAATATCATTGATGAAGCTTTTTCTTCAAAAGTGATCAAACCGGGAACCACTACGACTGACGATGTGGTATGGTGGATGCGCCAAAAGGTCACTGATCTTGGTCTGGAAACCTGGTTTCATCCCACCGTTGACATTCAGCGAAGTAGTGAAGCCTTAAAAAGTCATATTTATTCTTTTACAAAGGGCGATAAAAATAAAGTGATCCTGCCTGGGGATCTGTTGCACTGTGACTTCGGAATTACCTATATCACACTGAATACCGATTGCCAGCAACACGCTTATGTCTTAAAAAAGGGAGAAACTAAAGTCCCCGAATATCTTGCTGAAGCATTTGCAAAAGGGAATAGGGTGCAGGATATTTTTACTTCAAATTTTGTAGCCGGAAAAACCGGAAACGAAATCTTATTGAAATCTCTTTCTGAAGGGAAAGCAGAAGGATTGCGTCCGTCTATCTATACGCATCCGTTAGGAACATACGGGCACAGTTCGGGTACCACCCTCGGGATGTGGGATTCTCAAGGTGGCGTGCCGGTAAATGGAGACTATCCGCTACATGTCAATACCGTATATGCTATTGAATTAAATAATACGGCGTTTATTGAGGAATGGGACAAAGACGTTCGTATCATGCTTGAAGAAGCAGGATTTTTTGGTGAAAACGGTTTCCGCTATGTCAATAAAAGGCAAGAAGCGATCAAGCCAATTCAGACCAACTAG
- a CDS encoding MFS transporter, with protein MEEPISKPKWYTILLLILAGEAVFILPFVLARIFRPTFLDVFNLTNLELGVCFSTYGVVAFVSYLFGGMVADRFQPRILIALALVLTALGGFYLATYPSYFMMKVLWGYWGFTTIFLFWAALIKATRIWGGIQRQGLAFGFLDGGRGLVAAAFGSLGVLVFSVFIGSQLDVNSLAERKDAFKYVIMVSSGLVICIAILVMLFLRSKDEKNSLVEKSFTIHSLANFSSVIKIPSVWLLMIIILCAYVGYKTTDVFSLYAREVMGYTEIESAQVGNFLLYIRPVIGVLIGFLADKTKTSLMMVLGFLIMIVGSLFFTLGIIDPEMNILFLFSILITATGVYAFRTLYFAALQEGKIPVAVTGTAVGLISLIGYTPDIFAGPAMGYLLDNWPGELGHQYVFLMLAIFSFIGLLAAIRFMTLVKKP; from the coding sequence ATCGAAGAGCCTATTTCAAAACCAAAATGGTACACCATCCTTCTTTTAATACTTGCAGGAGAGGCTGTCTTTATTCTTCCTTTTGTACTTGCACGCATCTTCCGCCCCACATTTCTCGATGTTTTTAATCTTACCAATCTCGAGTTGGGTGTTTGCTTTTCAACATACGGGGTCGTAGCTTTTGTATCCTATTTATTCGGCGGTATGGTAGCCGATCGGTTCCAGCCAAGAATCCTTATTGCCTTGGCGCTGGTGCTAACGGCTTTGGGCGGATTTTATCTGGCCACCTATCCTTCGTATTTTATGATGAAGGTACTCTGGGGCTATTGGGGCTTCACGACTATTTTTCTCTTTTGGGCAGCCCTTATTAAAGCTACCAGAATTTGGGGAGGAATTCAAAGACAAGGATTGGCCTTCGGATTTCTGGACGGAGGTCGCGGACTCGTGGCAGCAGCATTTGGTTCCTTAGGTGTGTTGGTGTTTTCAGTTTTTATAGGCTCCCAACTCGATGTAAATTCGCTGGCAGAGCGAAAAGATGCTTTTAAATATGTGATCATGGTGTCTTCGGGCTTGGTTATATGTATTGCCATTCTAGTAATGCTCTTTCTTAGATCCAAAGACGAGAAGAACTCTTTGGTAGAAAAGTCATTTACAATTCACTCCCTTGCAAATTTTAGTTCGGTAATTAAGATCCCATCGGTCTGGCTGCTAATGATCATAATTTTATGCGCCTATGTGGGATATAAAACCACAGATGTTTTTTCACTCTATGCCAGGGAGGTAATGGGCTATACCGAAATAGAATCGGCACAGGTGGGAAATTTTTTATTGTATATACGCCCGGTCATTGGGGTTCTAATCGGCTTTCTGGCCGATAAAACCAAGACATCCTTAATGATGGTACTGGGATTTCTTATTATGATAGTTGGATCACTTTTTTTCACCCTTGGTATCATAGATCCGGAGATGAACATTCTGTTTCTTTTTTCGATCCTGATCACTGCCACCGGGGTATATGCCTTCCGAACCTTGTATTTTGCAGCATTACAGGAAGGCAAAATTCCTGTCGCTGTTACGGGAACTGCCGTCGGCCTCATTTCCCTCATTGGATATACTCCCGATATATTCGCGGGTCCGGCCATGGGGTATCTTCTAGACAATTGGCCGGGAGAACTTGGGCACCAGTACGTATTTTTAATGTTGGCGATCTTCTCTTTCATAGGCCTTTTAGCGGCAATCCGATTTATGACGCTGGTAAAAAAACCTTAA
- a CDS encoding tetratricopeptide repeat protein, giving the protein MKTLITSLLCLLVFQLSGQTFTVSGTVTDSNNMPLLGANISISGTKTGVQTDYDGNFSIAGKKGQELVFSFVGMKPFKMEITKTESVEVVLEEKAEALDPIVIGVYGIPKDYKRRPYAVTEISGTEIENKPQADVSRALVGKIPGAQITATSGVSGSGTNFTIRSMSSITGSNQPLFVIDGMPINTSTNAQGGFEGGVTVVSSRIMDIDPNNIKKVKVLKGLSAAVLYGEQGRNGVVLITTKTGDFSDQELAPELPYGERILEEQERLRTKLANERTAVEQGYKSPFQSSVITIINSVKKYETYLKEQERYGSNPAFYIDVYNRFKKADSQLASKILEGFVNVNANKRQLLKVLAFKLEEEGRFDLAVSLYKKIHKNHPNDPSAIRDLALAMQATDQSDVADELLKSAIAIGDSRVKNSSQQSFSSVLRTELANMLSSEEIQNKKEIRKQYTTADLRIVMDWNRPEIDLNMIVVDPNLEEISLENPKSSSGGIMLGNHGASMGPETFLLEHIQSGSYYIKVGEGPENAHELRGDVFVKLTIFRNFGKPDQTREIQVIKVTNIEDNHLMERIAVL; this is encoded by the coding sequence ATGAAAACATTAATTACATCACTTTTATGCTTGCTAGTATTTCAGCTAAGCGGACAAACATTTACGGTTTCCGGAACGGTTACCGACAGTAACAACATGCCTTTGTTAGGGGCAAACATTTCCATTTCCGGAACTAAAACCGGGGTTCAGACAGATTACGACGGAAACTTCTCCATCGCAGGAAAAAAAGGGCAGGAACTGGTCTTTAGTTTTGTAGGGATGAAACCATTTAAAATGGAAATTACTAAGACCGAAAGCGTTGAGGTAGTACTGGAAGAAAAAGCCGAAGCACTCGATCCTATCGTAATTGGGGTGTACGGTATACCCAAGGATTACAAACGCCGACCCTATGCCGTAACCGAGATAAGCGGAACGGAAATTGAAAACAAGCCACAGGCCGATGTATCCAGAGCCCTGGTGGGAAAGATACCGGGAGCTCAGATTACGGCAACCTCCGGAGTTAGCGGATCGGGAACAAACTTCACTATTCGCTCTATGAGTTCGATCACGGGTAGCAATCAGCCATTATTTGTAATCGATGGAATGCCAATCAATACCAGCACCAACGCCCAGGGTGGTTTTGAAGGCGGAGTTACCGTTGTTAGTAGCCGCATCATGGATATAGACCCAAATAATATCAAAAAAGTAAAGGTGTTAAAGGGCTTAAGTGCTGCTGTGCTATACGGTGAGCAGGGGAGAAACGGGGTGGTTTTGATCACTACTAAAACCGGAGATTTCAGTGATCAGGAACTTGCACCCGAATTACCATACGGAGAGCGAATATTGGAAGAGCAGGAGCGACTACGCACCAAACTTGCCAATGAACGAACCGCTGTAGAGCAGGGGTATAAGAGCCCGTTTCAATCTTCGGTGATCACTATTATAAATAGTGTGAAAAAGTACGAAACCTATTTAAAAGAGCAGGAACGCTATGGTTCCAACCCGGCTTTTTATATTGATGTTTATAACAGGTTTAAGAAAGCCGACTCTCAATTGGCTTCCAAAATACTCGAAGGCTTCGTCAATGTAAATGCTAACAAACGGCAACTTTTAAAAGTTCTGGCATTCAAGCTAGAGGAAGAAGGCCGATTTGACCTGGCTGTAAGCTTGTATAAAAAAATTCATAAGAATCATCCCAACGATCCCTCAGCAATTCGTGACCTTGCCCTTGCGATGCAAGCTACAGATCAATCGGATGTTGCCGATGAATTACTTAAGAGTGCAATAGCCATTGGTGACAGCAGGGTAAAAAATTCTTCTCAGCAAAGTTTCAGCAGTGTATTAAGAACAGAATTGGCCAATATGCTTTCTTCCGAAGAAATTCAGAATAAAAAAGAAATCAGAAAGCAATACACCACTGCTGATCTTCGTATTGTGATGGATTGGAACCGTCCGGAGATCGATCTCAATATGATAGTAGTGGATCCAAACCTGGAAGAAATCAGTCTCGAAAATCCGAAGTCATCTTCCGGGGGAATTATGCTTGGAAACCATGGGGCCAGCATGGGACCTGAGACCTTTTTGCTTGAACACATTCAATCGGGTTCTTATTATATAAAGGTAGGTGAAGGGCCCGAAAACGCGCATGAGTTACGAGGTGATGTTTTTGTAAAACTTACCATTTTCAGAAACTTCGGAAAACCGGATCAGACTCGCGAAATTCAGGTCATAAAGGTGACAAATATCGAAGACAATCATCTTATGGAGCGAATTGCGGTGCTCTAG